DNA from Roseimicrobium sp. ORNL1:
TCTGCAAACGCATGCCGCCTCTGCAGCACTGGCCTCACACGCCTACGATACCAAACTGCCCTCACGGCGGAACTCCCACCCCCTTGCTGCCCTGCTTCACACTTCGGCTGGCTACCAGCAGGCCTTCATCTTGAAGGAGATTTTGGACACCCCCAAGGGCATCCGGAATACGCCTTGGGACAACGATCCGTCCTGAGGCTCTCCTTGGGAACTCCATGAAGTTTGGCTGGTCGGGACCCTTCGTTTCCGATACGCTTGCTCGCATGAAGACTGCCGTGCCCCGCAGCCGTGGCTTCTGCTGGCTGCCTCTCACTGCCGCGCTGCTCCTTGCTTCCGGCCCCGTCAGCATCCTCGCGCAGGTGATACCCGCGACGCCGAAGAAATTCACCAAACGCATCGAAGGCAGTGGCGGCGCCAGCATCGGTCCCGGCCTCGGCCCGGTTGCTCCCAAGCCTCCGCCCATCTTGCGCACCACGATGTATTACACCGTGTCGGATTCTCGGCAGTGGACCAGCAGTGACGGCAAGCCCCTGCTGGCCAAGCTCATCATCTTTGAGGAAGCCGTCATCGAAACACAGGGAAACCAGACCCCTCCGCCCACTCCACCCGCCATGCCAGCCAACCCCACCGTGGTGCGTGATGGCAAGGTCCGCCTCCTGTCCGGCACCAAGCCCTACGAGGTCCCTCTGGACCGCCTGTCCCAGCCGGACCGGGATTTTGTTGAAGGTATCCGTGCCGCCGTCGCTGCCAGGAACTTCCAGGCACCCGCTGCGCCTGCGTCACAGCCACAGCCACAGGGAGAAAAGGAAAAGAAATAGCGGTCAAATCCGGTTCCTTTGCAAACAGACTTGCATCCACCGCGCGACTGGCTTAATCGTTTTCCCCTGCTCCTCAGAGCAGAACAAAATCAGAAGGCCGGCGTGGTGAAATTGGTAGACGCGCTAGACTCAAAATCTTGTGTCCGCGAGGACGTGTCGGTTCGAGTCCGACCGCCGGTACTTTGCTGAAACTCAGAGGTTTCTCGCGCCAATGCGATGGCAGAATTCGCAAAACACAGAAGGACTGCTTTGCAGCTGGTTTGCATTTTCGGACTTCACCTCCCCTGTTCAGGCTGTGGAAAGGCTTACGCCCACCTGGGACCAGTTCCAGCAAATGGTGGCGTACACACGTGAGAACACCATCAATCGACGTTGCGCCGCCAGCGGTGACTTTGTGGAGTTCATGGGCCTGTCCGGGCTGGGCAATGGTGAGGTAGCTGAACTGAAGGTACGCGATGTGGATCTTGCCCGCGGCAAGATTTGGGTCCGCCGCCAGAAAACGGACACGGGTTTCCATATTCCCATCTTCCCCCGCCTGCGCCCGTTGGTGGAACGGTTGGTACGCGCCCAGCGATCCGACCCAAATGCCAAACTGGTGCCTATTTCGGAGGCCAAACACGCCCTCGACTCTGCCTGTAAGGCGCTACAATTCCCTCACTTCACCCAGAGATCCCTCCGGCGCATGTTCATTACGGACGCCTTGGAAAAGGGCATCGACGTGAAGACCATCGCCGAGTGGCAGGGTCATCGGGACGGGGGCAAGCTGATTCTCGAAACGTACAGCCACGTCCGCCGCCCGCACCATGACAGGATGGCGGAGTTACTCGCTTGATTCGCCATCGTAGTTTCCCTGGACGATCCCAGCTCAATCGGGGGCTTCCTAGTGGTCACGTGGATCCACCTGTGGCTCATGATGGATGGGCTAAGGGCTTCCGCTACTCAATGATGACCCGCAGAAACACCTGAACTCTACAATTGGCGACGGAACTTGGCAGTGCTGGACATCGTTTAGTCAGTCCACTAAAGTCTATCCGATGGCTAAACCACCACCCCATTTCGGAGCCTTTGGCGGTGGGTGGAGCGATGTAAAGCTCTCCGTTGTCCGTGATTACTTCACGTGTTTCAACACGGCTCTCAGCAAAACCGGTTTCACGAGGGTGTACATTGACGGCTTTGCTGGTGGCGGGCGTGTTAGGCCAGGGCAAAGAGAGAAACCGAACCCAACTCCCCTCCCTTCGCGCGATTTGTTTTCCGGGCACCTACCGCAGGAGGACGCGAAAGTTTCTTCCTACGAGGATGTTGACGAGCAAGAGGAGACAAAATTTCGGCACGGGTCTCCCCTCATGGCTCTGGAAACTGACCCGGGGTTTCATGAGTTTATATTCATTGATCGCAACTCCAACACACTGGCCCAGCTTGAAGCGCAGGTGGAAGAAACAGGAAAAGTACGAGAAAGACGAGTGCAGTACATATGTGACGACGCCAATTCTGCTCTCTCCAAGATCTCGCAGATGGACTGGACCAAGAGGCGTGCCACAATATTCCTCGATCCATTTGCCCTGCACCTGCGATGGAACACTGTCGAGGATATTGCGAAAACAAAGGCAATGGATATGTGGATGCTGTTTCCGGCAATGGCAGTCAATCGCATGTTGCCGCGTGATGCCGAAGTCCCTGAGGCTTGGGCGCAACGTCTTGACGAGACCTTTGGAGACAGTTCCTGGCGACAGGAGTTCTACGCCACTCCACAGAGAGGCCCCCAATCCGAGTTGTTTCCAGAAACCCTATTCACCACGCGTGAGGCCAAGCTGAACGACCCATTTGGACGTTTGAGCCGCTATGTCACCCGGAGACTGAGGCTGGTGTTTGCGAGTACGGTCGAAGAACCTCTGATTTTGAAGACGGCTTCTGGCTCGCCATTGTTCCTCCTATGCTTTGCTGTTGCAAACGAAAGGGGTGCACCAATCGCCACACGAATCGCCCAGCACATCATTAAGAAACAGCAAAATGGCCAATAGCTCCATCGAATGGACTGAGTTTACGTGGAATCCCACAACAGGCTGCGACAAGATCTCTGCCGGCTGCAAAAACTGCTATGCAGAAGTAATGACGCGTCGCTTGAAGGCGATGGGACTAGCCAAGTATCAGGCGGGATTTGCCGTCCGTTGCCACGAAGATGCGCTCGACATGCCGCGCGCTTGGCGGAAGCCCAGCGTAGTCTTTGTCAATTCCATGAGCGACCTTTTTCACGACGAAGTGCCTTTGCTTTTCATCGAAAAGGTTTTTGAGGTAATGAACCAATGTCCTCAGCACGTATTTCAGGTGCTTACAAAGCGCGCGGAACGTTTGGCCCAAGTGGCCAAAAAACTCAACTGGACCCCCAACATCTGGATGGGGGTGAGTGTAGAGAATGAGGCGGCAACTTGGCGAATTGACTACCTTCGAAAAGTACCCGCGACTGTTCGTTTTCTTTCCTGCGAACCCCTAATAGGCCCCCTGCCAAAGCTTAGGTTGGCCGGTATTCATTGGGTTATTGTAGGCGGTGAAAGCGGCGCTCACTCCCGGCCTATGTCAGCAGACTGGGTTCGCCAGATCCAGCGACAGTGTGAAAAACTCGACGTTGCCTTTTTCTTCAAGCAATGGGGCGGTAGAAACAAGAAGGCTGCGGGTCGGGAGATCAACGGAAGGACATATGACGGCATGCCTGCAAGGAAGGCGGCCTTTCCATGAGATTTCAAGAGAGGTTAGATGCGCACCCACGTCTAAGCTCCACACTGTATTTAGAGCCGCCCGCTCCCATGGTACGGAGGAAGGCCGCCTCATGGAAAAGCAACGTACAGATTAATGTGGCTCTAAGTGTTTGGAAGTGTTGCAGTCACTTTTGCTGCATTTTCAGCTAGGCCCGTCATCTAGCTTTCGAGCTGTGGCAAGTGCAGACCAGTACCGTCAATTGCGATGGCCAGCTTGGGCTCCTTAGAACGAGATTAAGCTTCCTTGGGGCAGACCTGGGATGACGTTATGGGGGAATACTCCGCGAACAACCCTTGTTTGGTGCAATAGCAGCCTGATCCGTGTTACATACAAATGACGATCTGAAGATTCAGTATCGATCCACTGAAACTTCCGTACTCCTCAGCCATACCTCCAAGCCCCAGCCGGTAACCTCCGGGTGGGGCTTCTTTGTATGCAACAACATCAACCCACTCAGACCACTATGTTCAACACCAACCTTCTCAAAGCACTTCGCCAAGGTCTGGAAGTCGTGCTCACGATTTCCACTGTCATCATGACTGCCCTAGACCTGCTGCCCAAACACCCCCGCAAACTTCGCAAACATCACTGAGCCTATGCCCAGGCCAACATACTACAGCCCTGTCATTTCCAGATTCATGGTTTCAGTCCTGTACCATGAAAGCCGAAGGAGGCGTATGCCCATGACGCGCCTAACCGACGTACTCCTGCGCCAAGCGCTCCTCGGATCTCCGGGCTGGCAAACCGCCAGCAGCCTGCAGGCCACGGAAACTTCCCCACAGCATGTCACGTCCAAAACAGGGACGTAGGTTTACATTCACCATCACACACTGCAGCCAGGCCAGCCTCAACAGGGCTGGCCTTCTTCGTATCTGCACCAACAAACACCAAACTCGTACCACTATGGCCATCGTACTTGAAGCCAACTACGCGAAAAAGCTGGGTCTTCCCGGCTACTCTTCCCATCAGTACAGTATCAGCATCCGTACCGAGCTCACCGATTTGAGCCAGGTCGAAGCTGAAAGCGCCCGTCTCTATGCGCTGCTTCAGTCGGCAGTGGACAAAGACATTCAGGAAGTGGGGTTCATTCCCGACAACAACACCTACGGCATGAACGCCAACGGTCAAAATCACCATGGCAATGGCTTCCACGGCCAAGTCAACGGCAACGATCGTCACAACGGCAGCACCAACGGAACCCATCAGGCCAAGGGATTCGGTGACCGATGGAACTGCACAGACGGTCAAAAAGGGTTTATCCAGCGGATCGTCAACGAGAACAAGCTCGACAAAGGTGAGGTCGAACACCTCGCCAATCAGCTTTTCGGCGCTGGCGTGAAGCAGCTCAACAAGATGCAGGCTTCACAACTTATTGAAGACCTCCTCGTGAAAGTCGGCAAGCCCGCACCACGCCAGACGCGCTGGCAGCAACGCCCCACCCAACAAGCAGCATGACTACCCTCGCTGAATCTCCCCTACCCCAAGCCGAGCCCAGCGAGCAGGACATCATCACCGGCTTGCAGCAAACGGTCTCGGCTTCACGGCTGGCGCTGTTCCTGCAATGCCGTTTAAAGTTCTGGTTCCGCTACGTGCTCAAGCTCACAAAGCCCAAGACTCCCTCGCTCCATCTCGGCAACACGGTTCACGCTGTGCTGAAGGGCTGGAACAAAGCCAGATGGCTCCAAAACCCACTTACGCTCAAACAAGCTCATGATGCTTACACAGCAGCATGGGCGGACAATACAGAAGGTTCGGTAAACTGGGATCCTGGCGAGGAAGAAGAGGAAAAAACAACCGGCTGGCGCCTAGTGGACACTTACCTGCGGGAACATCATGTTCCCGCGGAGGTAAAGCCCGATGCCGTGGAAGTCCCTGTCGAAGCAGATCTGCGTCGGCATGGCCTGCCCAAGCTCATCGGCATTCTGGATCTGGTGCAACAACGCAAGATCATCGACTACAAAACCATCGCCTCCACCCCCACTCCGGAGAAGGTCGCTCATAGTACTGAGATCCAGACCAGCAGCTACGCCATCCTTTACCGGCACAACACCGGCAACACCGAGGCTGGTATCCAACTGCACCACCTGGTGAAGCTCAAGAACCCCAGAGTGGTGATCACCTCGCTGCCTCCCATCAGCCAGCAACAGGAAACCCGACTGTATCGGCAGATGGATGCCTACCTGGACGGACTCCAGCAACCGCACTTCGTGCCTTCACCGGGTATGCATTGCTCAAGCTGCGAGTTCTTCAACGAATGCCGGCGAGCATAAACCCACAATCATCCTCAGCCAAATACCCCATCTACCTGAGGCCAGCTCTCTTCACAAAGAGCTGGCCTCATCCTTTGAAAGGAAACCCACATGAAACGAAAATCCGTTCTCACTGACACGGGCTTTATGGACATCATCCGTGCGCCCTTCCCATCCACTCACGACGGAGCGGCCCTGCCTCCGCCGTTCGGCTTTCCCGATGTGGTCACACCCCCGCGGCTTAGCGATGTCGTGGATTTGTTCCACCGCTTACTGGCGGCCATGAAGCGGCTGCTGGCTACCTGGAAGCAATACACAAAGCAGGCACTCCTGGTTCTCGTTTGCGGGGCCTGGCTTCTTGCCAGCTTCACTTGCTTTGTCCTCACCCAACTGAGCGGATGGATCAGTCTGTTGGTGCAAGTTTTTGTCTGGCTCGGGGTCTGCCCCCTCATCGCGTGGCTAACGTTCTGGATCACCAAGGGAGCGATCCTTCTCAGCCACACCGCGCTCCCGAAGGACGTCCAGGATTCCAAATAAGTCAGCCCCTCTACGCCCACTATTCACCATTTCCACCAATCACCTCCATTACTATGGACAAGATCACCCTCTATTTTCGCGAAGGATCCTCTGACAAGGTTTACACCGCCAGCATTGATCCCAGGGATGGCGGTTTCGTCGTCAGCTTCGCCTACGGTCGCCGTGGTACCACACTCACCACTGGAACCAAAACACCTTCGCCTGTCGAGTATCAGGTCGCCAAGGGCATCTACGACAAGCTTGTGAAGGAAAAGACTGCCAAGGGCTACACCCCCGGAGAAGACGGCACCCGCTACCAGCACACAGACAAGGCGCCACAGGCCACTCGCATTCAATGCCAACTCCTTAACACCATCGAGGAGACCCGCATTCAGGAATTGATCACCCACCCCGACTGGTGGCTTCAAGAGAAGTTGGATGGACGGCGCCTCCTCATCCGCCGGGACGGCTCCACCGTCACCGGCATCAATCGCCTCGGCTTGGAGATTGCCCTGCCGCAGTCCCTGGTGGAAAGCGCCCTGGCCTGTACCGCCAACTTCATCATCGATGGCGAAGGGCTCGGCAATACCCTTCACGTATTCGATGTACTGAATCTCCACGGCGAGGATCTGCGTGGCCTCTGCTATGCCGAACGCTTCGTGCGCCTGGGCAAGCTTCTCAAGGCATCCGATGCTCCCCACTTCAGACTGGTGGATACGGCGCTTCATCTCAGCGACAAGCGTGCCTTGTTCGAGCAGCTCCAAAGCGAGCACCGCGAAGGGGTCGTCTTCAAGCACATGATGGCTCACTACACGGCGGGCCGTCCTGCTTCCGGCGGCATGCAGCTCAAGCACAAGTTCTGCGAGACAGCCTCCTTCATCGTGACCAAGCCCAATTCTAAGCGCAGTGTATCCCTCATCCTCTTTGACGAGGACCGGGTGGTTCCCGCAGGCAACGTGACCATTCCGCCCAACCACGAGATCCCGGTTCCGGGCACCGTGGTGGAGTGCCGCTACCTGTACGCCTTCCGCGAGTCCGGCTCCATCTACCAGCCGGTGTACCTCGGTCCGAGGGAGGACATCCGCGCGGAGGAATGCACGACCGCCCAGCTCAAGTACAAGGCCGAGGTTGTACAGCCTGCCGCATAATTCACCATAAACAACCCACACCCGCAAAGCCCCTGTGCGCCCGTCGCTCAGGGGCTTCTTCATGCAATCCCAACCATAACATCTTTATCATCATGAAACCGATCACACTGCCTGCGGCGGAACTCAAACCCGCCCTCACAGGACTCGCCAAAGTCATCAACACTCGCTCCACCCTTCCCGTCCTTAGCAACATCAAGGTGGAACGCACCAGCGACGGCTGGATCGCCCTAACCAGCACCGACCTCGACCGCTGGGTGACTGTACGCCTGGAACATCCCGCCGAAGGTCCACCCTCCACCGTGATGCTTCCCTACGATCAGCTTTCGCAGGTCGTGAAGAGCTGTGGCAAGGGCGAGAACATTGAAGTCACCTCCACCGAGGACACCAGCATCATCCGGTTCCCATTGGGGGACACCCTTGGAGAATCCAAGGTGTCATTCATCTCGCCGGATGAATTCCCGAAAACTCCCAAGCTGAAGAGCGAGTCCATCCCGCTGCCATCCGGCCTGCGTGAGTCACTCCTGGAGGCCATGGAGTGTGCCAGCAATGACCAGACCCGGTATGTACTCAATGGAACGTTCATTGATTCCATGGACCCGAAGGCCAACTACATCGTCGCCACAGACGGCAAGCACTTGTATTCGGCCAACTCATTCACGTTGCCGCTCAAGGACTCCGTCATCATCCCCATTCACAAATTCCTGGCATGGAAGGAATTCAACGGCGACGGCGAATGGCAGATGCGGGTCGGCGACCAGCACCTCCAACTCAGTACCCGCCGTTGGCGTTTCATCACCAAAACCATTGAGGGTAAATACCCTGACTGGCGTACGCCCATCCCGGATCCAAGCACCATCAAGACAAGCATCGCGCTTGATCCGTCGAAGCTGGACACGCTCATCAAGCTGATTCAGCGGATGCCCTGCCATGATGACACCTACCACACCCTCGGCCTGGAGTGGAAGGAGGGACATCTCATGCTCATGGGCAAGGACAAACCCCAGGATGAGTGGCTTCGGGTTCCGGTGCCTGACGTCAAGGGCGAGGGCCCGGACATGACACTCTACCTGAATCGCATCTACCTCATCAAAGGGCTCGGCTTCGGGATGCATGTCATCAGCCTCATTGATCCGCAGTCTCCCATCCGCCTCCACAGCGGCGGCAAGCAGCTAATCGTGATGCCAGTGCGGGACAATGCAGGTCCCCCTCCTGAACCCACGGCACCGCAACCGCCTGTCGACGCGACACCCCCCAACCCCAACTCTCCGCCTACCACGGCGGCACAACCCACCCCACCACCACCCATGCAAACGCCCCCGCGATCCCACGAGCAACATCCTCCTGCTGCTGCAGCCAACGGTTCCACCACTTCCGTCGCTGCCAATACGAACAAGCAGGAAACCAAGTCCGGACTCGAAACTGCCCTTGTGCATCTGGAGAGCATCAAAACCAGCTACCGCGAAGCCTGCATCGGCCTCTCGAAGCTTGGCGATTCCCTCCGTGCCGCGATGCGCGAGCAGAGAGCCAGCGAGAAGGAAATCCAGGGAGTGCGTCAGACACTCCGCTCGCTTCAGGGCGTGCGCATCTAGTCCCATCCACACATCTCCATTCATGGCGCGGGCCGGTTGCATCCTCGTGGTGCACCGGCCCGCCTTGTTTGGGAAACAACCAAAGAAAGGAAACCATCATCATGATTGCCCATCTCGAACCTCCACCCGTCATCATGCCTCCCCGTCGCAGTCCGAATCTCGTGCTTCACTGCGGCGCTCAGGCCGTGGATCTCAAGGAAGTCCGCAAGGTCTCCACGCCCCGCCCCACGGAAACCTGGTGCCCCATCCCACATGACCAGCTCATCTCCACGGTTCAGCGAACCCTTACCTCCACCCGCCTGCGCATCGGCAACGAGGCGCACAGCCTGACACACGATGGGATGAGGTACTTTGGGCTGATGGAAATCCATGCGCAAAAACCCAATGACGACTATTGCTGGGTGCTGGGACTACGAAACAGCCACGACAAGCAGTTCCCCGCGGGCATTGTTGCCGGAGCAAGCTGCTTCGTTTGCGATAATCTGTCCTTCAGTGGGGAAATTAAATTCGCCCGCAAACACACGCGTTTCATCGTCCGAGACCTGCCCCAATTGGTCGAGCGCTCCATCGGATTGCTCATGGCGAAATGGCATGACCAGGATAAGCGCATTGCCGCCTACAAGGAAGCGGAGATCACCGACATCAATGCACACGATTTGGTCATTCGAGCCACGGATGTCGGCGTGTGCAGCAATCGGCAGATTCCTCCGGTGCTTCATGAATGGCGCGAGCCCCGGCATGAGGCGTTTCAAGGGCGGAATGTCTGGAGCCTGTTCAACGCCTTCACCGAGTCTCTGAAGGAGGGCAACCTTGCCGAACTGCCGAAACGCACGGAAGCCTTGCATGGATTGCTCGATACGTACGTCGGACTCTCCGCGTAATCCACTCAGCACACAGAAGGCTCTGGCGGGCTCAAGGACCTGCCGGAGCTTGCTGTGGTTACAATTTGATACCTCTAACTCAGCCATATTG
Protein-coding regions in this window:
- a CDS encoding tyrosine-type recombinase/integrase, with product MERLTPTWDQFQQMVAYTRENTINRRCAASGDFVEFMGLSGLGNGEVAELKVRDVDLARGKIWVRRQKTDTGFHIPIFPRLRPLVERLVRAQRSDPNAKLVPISEAKHALDSACKALQFPHFTQRSLRRMFITDALEKGIDVKTIAEWQGHRDGGKLILETYSHVRRPHHDRMAELLA
- the tcmP gene encoding three-Cys-motif partner protein TcmP → MAKPPPHFGAFGGGWSDVKLSVVRDYFTCFNTALSKTGFTRVYIDGFAGGGRVRPGQREKPNPTPLPSRDLFSGHLPQEDAKVSSYEDVDEQEETKFRHGSPLMALETDPGFHEFIFIDRNSNTLAQLEAQVEETGKVRERRVQYICDDANSALSKISQMDWTKRRATIFLDPFALHLRWNTVEDIAKTKAMDMWMLFPAMAVNRMLPRDAEVPEAWAQRLDETFGDSSWRQEFYATPQRGPQSELFPETLFTTREAKLNDPFGRLSRYVTRRLRLVFASTVEEPLILKTASGSPLFLLCFAVANERGAPIATRIAQHIIKKQQNGQ
- a CDS encoding phage Gp37/Gp68 family protein; the protein is MANSSIEWTEFTWNPTTGCDKISAGCKNCYAEVMTRRLKAMGLAKYQAGFAVRCHEDALDMPRAWRKPSVVFVNSMSDLFHDEVPLLFIEKVFEVMNQCPQHVFQVLTKRAERLAQVAKKLNWTPNIWMGVSVENEAATWRIDYLRKVPATVRFLSCEPLIGPLPKLRLAGIHWVIVGGESGAHSRPMSADWVRQIQRQCEKLDVAFFFKQWGGRNKKAAGREINGRTYDGMPARKAAFP
- a CDS encoding PD-(D/E)XK nuclease family protein, which codes for MTTLAESPLPQAEPSEQDIITGLQQTVSASRLALFLQCRLKFWFRYVLKLTKPKTPSLHLGNTVHAVLKGWNKARWLQNPLTLKQAHDAYTAAWADNTEGSVNWDPGEEEEEKTTGWRLVDTYLREHHVPAEVKPDAVEVPVEADLRRHGLPKLIGILDLVQQRKIIDYKTIASTPTPEKVAHSTEIQTSSYAILYRHNTGNTEAGIQLHHLVKLKNPRVVITSLPPISQQQETRLYRQMDAYLDGLQQPHFVPSPGMHCSSCEFFNECRRA
- a CDS encoding WGR domain-containing protein yields the protein MDKITLYFREGSSDKVYTASIDPRDGGFVVSFAYGRRGTTLTTGTKTPSPVEYQVAKGIYDKLVKEKTAKGYTPGEDGTRYQHTDKAPQATRIQCQLLNTIEETRIQELITHPDWWLQEKLDGRRLLIRRDGSTVTGINRLGLEIALPQSLVESALACTANFIIDGEGLGNTLHVFDVLNLHGEDLRGLCYAERFVRLGKLLKASDAPHFRLVDTALHLSDKRALFEQLQSEHREGVVFKHMMAHYTAGRPASGGMQLKHKFCETASFIVTKPNSKRSVSLILFDEDRVVPAGNVTIPPNHEIPVPGTVVECRYLYAFRESGSIYQPVYLGPREDIRAEECTTAQLKYKAEVVQPAA
- a CDS encoding DNA polymerase III subunit beta — translated: MKPITLPAAELKPALTGLAKVINTRSTLPVLSNIKVERTSDGWIALTSTDLDRWVTVRLEHPAEGPPSTVMLPYDQLSQVVKSCGKGENIEVTSTEDTSIIRFPLGDTLGESKVSFISPDEFPKTPKLKSESIPLPSGLRESLLEAMECASNDQTRYVLNGTFIDSMDPKANYIVATDGKHLYSANSFTLPLKDSVIIPIHKFLAWKEFNGDGEWQMRVGDQHLQLSTRRWRFITKTIEGKYPDWRTPIPDPSTIKTSIALDPSKLDTLIKLIQRMPCHDDTYHTLGLEWKEGHLMLMGKDKPQDEWLRVPVPDVKGEGPDMTLYLNRIYLIKGLGFGMHVISLIDPQSPIRLHSGGKQLIVMPVRDNAGPPPEPTAPQPPVDATPPNPNSPPTTAAQPTPPPPMQTPPRSHEQHPPAAAANGSTTSVAANTNKQETKSGLETALVHLESIKTSYREACIGLSKLGDSLRAAMREQRASEKEIQGVRQTLRSLQGVRI
- a CDS encoding DUF932 domain-containing protein codes for the protein MIAHLEPPPVIMPPRRSPNLVLHCGAQAVDLKEVRKVSTPRPTETWCPIPHDQLISTVQRTLTSTRLRIGNEAHSLTHDGMRYFGLMEIHAQKPNDDYCWVLGLRNSHDKQFPAGIVAGASCFVCDNLSFSGEIKFARKHTRFIVRDLPQLVERSIGLLMAKWHDQDKRIAAYKEAEITDINAHDLVIRATDVGVCSNRQIPPVLHEWREPRHEAFQGRNVWSLFNAFTESLKEGNLAELPKRTEALHGLLDTYVGLSA